A portion of the Candidatus Acidiferrales bacterium genome contains these proteins:
- a CDS encoding PadR family transcriptional regulator yields MVEIHELDNWRAQLRKGALELVVLSALANGERYGLAVVEDLRRALGEEISEGTVYPLLNRLKQNGWLRSRWEESEAGHPRKYYSLTVEGARQLGRMLAEWEELSRRMGDHLAATTSRPPGREK; encoded by the coding sequence TGGTCGAGATTCATGAGTTAGACAACTGGCGTGCGCAGCTACGCAAGGGCGCGCTCGAACTCGTGGTTCTTTCGGCGCTGGCCAATGGGGAACGCTACGGGCTGGCGGTTGTCGAGGACTTGCGAAGGGCGCTGGGAGAGGAGATCAGCGAAGGGACGGTCTATCCGCTCCTGAACCGGCTGAAGCAGAACGGCTGGCTCCGTTCGCGCTGGGAGGAATCCGAAGCCGGGCATCCGCGCAAGTATTACTCGCTCACTGTCGAAGGAGCACGCCAATTGGGCCGAATGTTGGCCGAGTGGGAAGAGCTTTCGCGCCGCATGGGCGATCACCTTGCCGCCACCACGTCGCGGCCACCCGGGAGAGAAAAATGA
- a CDS encoding rhodanese-like domain-containing protein produces MRHSPAFLKLVDEAKTRIRELTITEVKRKLDAKEKFILMDVREDSEWNASHLPGATHLGKGIIERDIETMVPDPNAEIVLYCGGGFRSALAADNLQKMGYKRVYSMADGFRGWNEAGFPVEKT; encoded by the coding sequence ATGAGACATTCGCCGGCATTTTTGAAGCTCGTGGATGAGGCGAAGACGCGCATCCGGGAGCTGACGATTACCGAGGTCAAGCGCAAGCTCGACGCCAAAGAAAAATTCATCCTGATGGATGTGCGTGAGGATTCCGAGTGGAATGCCTCGCACCTTCCCGGCGCCACTCACCTTGGCAAAGGCATTATCGAGCGCGACATTGAAACGATGGTGCCCGATCCCAACGCCGAAATTGTGCTCTATTGCGGCGGCGGCTTTCGCTCAGCGCTAGCCGCCGACAATCTCCAGAAGATGGGTTACAAGCGCGTCTATTCTATGGCGGATGGCTTTCGGGGATGGAACGAGGCCGGCTTCCCGGTGGAAAAGACTTGA
- the polA gene encoding DNA polymerase I produces MPAGETKRLFLVDAMGFIFRAYHVPTQEFRAPDGRPTKVAFLFTNMLRRLLKGVSGKFEPPDYLAVVFDVAAPTFRDKLFEQYKANRPPMPEDLASQLPQVRAMCQAMRLPILEYPGYEADDVIATLARQASACGHNVFVVTSDKDLLQIVNERTCVLIPTKDDLVCDPAQVEELMGVAPEKITDLLALMGDSIDNIPGAKGIGEKGARELIAKYGAVENAIEHAAEVPGKRYREALQTQRDQILMSKKLATVHSHAPIELRLDELRRQPPDSPRLIKLLTELGFGSMLREALAASPGQEIAPEEADYRVIETAEGLTSWLGSLKPGEETAVWLDIEGEEDFTGRLAGLAFSPSPGVARAIPHGGPSMLAAARPFLEDPARPKVVHNAKILHLLLGNRGVELQGIRQATELYSYLLQPTTPAHDLEAVALRHLSLRLSGNLAEKADVVGRLARKLGPEIEAQQLADVFRAIELPLAPVLARMERHGVKVDAAALEQMSAGFEIEIAALTARIFSLAGVEFNLNSPKQLAGILFDKMNLPMPAKYAKGKVRSTAADVLEDLAELHELPKLILDYRELAKLKSTYIDALPKLIHPQTGRLHTSFRQTGTATGRLSSSNPNLQNIPIRSELGKKIRAAFVAEEGSKLLSADYSQIELRVLAHFSEDPVLLDAFRKGEDIHARTAAEVFGVPPLMQTGDHRRRAKVINFGIIYGLSAFGLSQQLAITPQEAQEFINAYFARYAGVKAYLERTLAECRKTGTVRTLAGRLRPIPEINSKQPNLRNFAERTALNTPLQGTAADLIKLAMIEIDRRLAADRLLTKMILQVHDELLFEVPEAEMERAQALIKPAMEQAYPLKVPLVANLGVGSNWRDIP; encoded by the coding sequence ATGCCGGCCGGTGAGACAAAGCGACTGTTTCTAGTTGACGCGATGGGTTTTATCTTCCGAGCCTACCACGTCCCCACGCAGGAGTTCCGCGCGCCCGACGGCCGGCCGACCAAGGTGGCATTTCTATTTACGAACATGCTCCGCCGGCTCCTGAAAGGCGTGTCAGGCAAGTTCGAGCCGCCTGACTATCTTGCCGTGGTCTTTGACGTGGCCGCGCCCACCTTCCGCGACAAGCTTTTCGAGCAATACAAGGCCAACCGCCCACCTATGCCGGAAGACCTGGCCTCGCAGCTACCACAAGTGCGCGCCATGTGCCAAGCGATGCGTTTGCCGATCCTTGAGTATCCCGGCTACGAGGCGGATGACGTGATCGCCACGCTCGCTCGCCAGGCCTCAGCCTGCGGCCACAATGTCTTTGTCGTGACGAGCGACAAGGACCTTCTTCAAATTGTCAACGAGCGCACCTGCGTCCTCATCCCTACCAAAGATGATCTCGTCTGCGACCCGGCCCAAGTCGAGGAGTTGATGGGCGTCGCTCCCGAAAAAATCACTGATTTGCTCGCTCTCATGGGCGATTCGATTGATAACATTCCTGGAGCAAAGGGCATCGGCGAAAAGGGCGCACGCGAGTTGATCGCGAAATACGGCGCCGTCGAGAACGCCATCGAGCATGCCGCCGAAGTCCCGGGCAAGCGCTACCGCGAAGCGCTCCAGACCCAGCGCGACCAAATCCTGATGAGCAAGAAGCTGGCGACCGTCCACTCCCACGCGCCCATCGAGCTTCGTCTGGATGAGCTGCGCCGCCAACCCCCCGATTCCCCCCGCCTCATCAAGCTGCTCACCGAACTGGGCTTCGGCTCCATGCTGCGGGAAGCGCTTGCGGCTTCGCCGGGACAGGAGATCGCCCCGGAAGAGGCAGACTATCGAGTGATCGAAACCGCCGAAGGACTGACCTCATGGCTCGGATCCTTGAAGCCAGGCGAGGAGACCGCAGTCTGGCTGGACATCGAAGGGGAAGAGGACTTCACCGGGCGGCTGGCCGGGCTCGCTTTTTCTCCGAGCCCGGGTGTGGCGCGAGCCATTCCTCACGGCGGGCCCAGTATGCTTGCCGCCGCCAGGCCCTTTCTCGAAGACCCGGCCCGTCCCAAGGTCGTCCACAACGCCAAAATCCTCCACTTGCTTCTCGGCAACCGAGGGGTTGAACTTCAGGGCATCCGCCAGGCCACCGAGCTCTATTCCTATCTGCTTCAGCCCACCACGCCCGCTCACGACCTGGAAGCGGTGGCGCTGCGCCACCTCAGCCTTCGCCTTTCGGGCAACCTGGCCGAGAAGGCGGACGTGGTTGGCCGGCTCGCTCGGAAGCTCGGCCCGGAAATCGAAGCGCAGCAACTCGCCGACGTTTTTCGAGCCATCGAGCTGCCGCTTGCCCCGGTGCTCGCCCGCATGGAGCGGCACGGTGTCAAGGTGGACGCGGCAGCGCTCGAGCAGATGTCGGCTGGCTTCGAGATCGAAATTGCCGCGTTGACCGCGCGCATCTTCTCGCTCGCCGGGGTCGAGTTCAATCTCAACTCACCGAAGCAGCTTGCCGGAATCCTCTTTGACAAGATGAACCTGCCGATGCCGGCCAAATACGCCAAAGGCAAGGTGCGCTCCACCGCCGCCGACGTGCTGGAAGACCTGGCCGAACTCCACGAGCTGCCCAAGCTCATCCTCGATTACCGGGAGCTGGCCAAACTCAAGTCCACTTATATTGACGCGCTGCCCAAACTCATTCATCCGCAAACCGGCCGGCTGCATACCTCCTTCCGCCAGACCGGCACCGCCACCGGCCGCCTCTCTTCCTCCAATCCCAATCTACAGAACATCCCCATTCGCAGTGAACTGGGCAAGAAGATTCGGGCGGCATTTGTGGCGGAAGAAGGCTCGAAACTTCTCTCGGCCGACTACTCGCAAATCGAGCTGCGCGTCCTGGCGCACTTCTCAGAAGACCCCGTCCTCCTGGACGCCTTCCGCAAGGGCGAAGACATCCACGCCCGCACCGCCGCCGAGGTCTTTGGCGTGCCGCCGTTGATGCAAACCGGCGACCATCGCCGCCGCGCCAAGGTAATCAATTTCGGCATCATTTACGGCCTCTCCGCCTTTGGCCTTTCGCAACAACTTGCCATCACGCCGCAAGAGGCGCAGGAGTTTATCAATGCCTATTTCGCGCGCTACGCCGGCGTCAAGGCCTATCTCGAGCGCACGCTCGCCGAATGTCGCAAGACGGGCACGGTGCGCACGCTCGCCGGCCGCCTCCGGCCCATCCCGGAAATCAATTCGAAGCAGCCGAACCTGCGCAACTTTGCCGAGCGAACCGCGCTCAACACGCCCCTGCAAGGCACCGCTGCTGACCTCATCAAGCTCGCCATGATTGAGATTGATCGCCGCCTGGCGGCCGACCGCCTTCTCACCAAAATGATCTTGCAGGTCCACGATGAGTTGCTCTTTGAGGTGCCGGAGGCGGAAATGGAGCGGGCGCAAGCGCTCATCAAACCAGCCATGGAGCAGGCGTATCCTTTGAAAGTCCCGCTGGTCGCCAATCTGGGCGTCGGCAGCAACTGGAGGGATATTCCCTGA